In Phreatobacter stygius, a genomic segment contains:
- a CDS encoding DegT/DnrJ/EryC1/StrS family aminotransferase yields the protein MNRTQPAALQMSSPDINEDDIALVTEILRSGQLSIGPYLEKFEALIADYVGARHAVAVANGTAGLHLCMRLAGVDDGGEVITSPFSFVASANCILYERGKPVFVDIDEESLNIDTRLVEAAITARTRAILPIHVFGQPADMDRLNAIATRHSVTVVEDACEALGSEYKGRKVGTFGQAAVFAFYPNKQMTTGEGGVVVTDDPEWAKALRSLRNQGRAEMGGWLTHDRLGFNYRLDEMSAGLGVSQLSRVESLLGQRSAVAARYHEALKRIPGVRPIMPCGGTTRMSWFVYVVRLDDGLPREDIAQHMAAQGIPTRNYFPPIHLQPFYRRDYGYRPGQFPIAERVSATTLALPFHGRLNDQDIERVCDGLARAINAVAPACAGAAV from the coding sequence ATGAACCGCACCCAGCCGGCGGCGTTGCAGATGTCCAGTCCCGACATCAATGAAGACGACATCGCGCTGGTCACCGAAATCCTGCGCAGCGGGCAATTGAGTATCGGCCCTTATCTCGAGAAATTTGAGGCGTTGATTGCCGACTATGTCGGTGCTCGCCACGCCGTAGCGGTCGCCAATGGAACGGCCGGCCTCCACCTCTGCATGCGGCTCGCCGGCGTTGACGATGGAGGCGAGGTCATTACCTCGCCGTTCAGTTTCGTCGCTTCGGCCAACTGCATCCTTTATGAACGCGGCAAGCCCGTCTTCGTTGATATCGACGAGGAAAGCCTCAACATCGACACGCGCCTGGTCGAAGCGGCGATCACCGCCCGCACCCGGGCGATCCTACCCATCCATGTCTTTGGTCAGCCGGCCGACATGGATCGGTTGAACGCGATCGCGACCAGACACTCCGTGACCGTGGTCGAAGATGCCTGTGAGGCCCTGGGCTCCGAATATAAGGGCCGAAAAGTCGGGACCTTCGGCCAGGCTGCGGTGTTTGCCTTCTATCCCAACAAGCAGATGACCACAGGCGAGGGTGGTGTCGTCGTGACCGACGATCCGGAATGGGCGAAGGCGCTGCGGAGCCTGCGCAACCAGGGTCGTGCGGAGATGGGCGGTTGGCTCACCCACGACCGGCTCGGCTTCAACTATCGCCTCGACGAGATGAGTGCTGGCCTCGGCGTGTCTCAGCTTTCGCGAGTCGAATCGCTGCTCGGCCAACGCAGCGCGGTCGCTGCCCGATACCACGAAGCGTTGAAGCGCATTCCCGGCGTCCGCCCGATCATGCCCTGCGGCGGCACCACCCGAATGAGTTGGTTTGTCTATGTTGTGCGCCTCGACGATGGCTTGCCGCGCGAGGACATCGCCCAGCATATGGCAGCCCAGGGAATTCCGACGCGCAACTACTTTCCGCCGATCCATCTGCAACCGTTCTATCGTCGGGACTACGGCTATCGGCCGGGCCAGTTTCCAATCGCCGAGCGGGTCTCCGCGACGACTTTGGCCTTGCCGTTCCACGGGCGGCTGAACGATCAGGATATCGAGCGGGTGTGCGACGGCCTGGCGCGCGCCATCAATGCCGTCGCTCCGGCCTGCGCCGGCGCCGCGGTTTGA
- a CDS encoding phasin: MVAKAPVAYEIPLEMREFADKSVEQARKAFDGFVGAAHRTVTAMEGSGETVQSGARDVSRKAIEIAETNVAASFAFAQKLVRATDMVEVMQIQAEFLQSQMQAMQAQAKELGATLTGAAAKKPSNGKA; this comes from the coding sequence ATGGTCGCCAAGGCACCGGTCGCCTACGAGATTCCGCTGGAAATGCGCGAGTTCGCCGACAAGAGCGTCGAACAGGCGCGCAAGGCCTTCGATGGCTTCGTCGGCGCCGCCCACCGCACCGTCACCGCCATGGAAGGCTCCGGCGAGACCGTCCAATCGGGCGCCCGCGACGTCAGCCGCAAGGCCATCGAGATCGCCGAGACCAACGTGGCGGCAAGTTTCGCTTTCGCCCAGAAGCTGGTCCGCGCGACCGATATGGTCGAGGTGATGCAGATCCAGGCCGAATTCCTCCAGAGCCAGATGCAGGCCATGCAGGCGCAGGCCAAGGAGCTGGGTGCGACGCTGACCGGCGCGGCCGCGAAAAAACCCAGCAACGGCAAGGCTTGA
- a CDS encoding phasin, which translates to MSQAAKTTKTETTVPASPFPAFDLTKFEMPKFDAAAFDLSKIEVPAALRETADKVVVQMKDGYAKLKAAAEETTDLLEDTYATASTGVKDFNLKALEAARANLNAGFDHARDLMGVKTLAEVIELQSAYLRKQFETFQGQAKDLSAIAQKVATDTVEPVKEKVEKAFKTATK; encoded by the coding sequence ATGAGCCAGGCAGCCAAAACCACCAAGACCGAGACCACCGTTCCGGCCTCGCCGTTCCCGGCCTTCGACCTGACCAAGTTCGAAATGCCGAAATTCGACGCCGCCGCTTTCGACCTGTCCAAAATCGAAGTCCCGGCCGCGCTGCGCGAGACCGCCGACAAGGTCGTCGTCCAGATGAAGGACGGCTATGCCAAGCTGAAGGCCGCAGCCGAAGAGACCACCGACCTTCTCGAAGACACCTACGCCACCGCTTCGACCGGGGTGAAGGACTTCAATCTGAAGGCACTGGAAGCCGCCCGCGCCAACCTCAACGCCGGGTTCGATCATGCCCGCGACCTGATGGGCGTGAAGACGCTTGCCGAGGTCATCGAGCTCCAGTCGGCCTATCTGCGCAAACAGTTCGAGACGTTCCAGGGCCAGGCCAAGGATCTCTCGGCGATCGCCCAGAAGGTTGCCACCGACACCGTCGAGCCGGTCAAGGAGAAGGTCGAGAAGGCCTTCAAGACCGCGACCAAGTAA
- a CDS encoding glycosyltransferase: MRVCHILATTEGAVWAFEQLRDLRDRFGYDVSVILNGRKGKLVDRFEAAGIRVLVADFEFLNSSDLLALPMKIWALAGILRHERFDIVQTHLFHSMVIGRLAAWLADVPVRLSMVAGPFHLEAYTPRWIDGSTQWMETALIPSCEFSRTLYKSMGVRDARLRVIYYGPDDAKFDPRHHTAAELRNEYGWSADTPLIGMVAYFYPELGVNRWTPPAVQGRSVKCQADLIKAMPAILEQVPGAKLVLVGSGWEEGGRAYLAKMEGLVQNLGLTESVKFLGFRADIPALLKSFDVAVQASASENLGGSIEGLLMECPMVATRCGGLVDSVIDGQTGVLVEPGDPADLARGILELLRKPEAARSLGRNGRQLMLEKFTLRRTVEDEHALYQSLARSARPGYRLHRSVWRAFLGALVCLYLAFRYWFVDLRLLPALDAGWRPWQFRRLRRAAARLKIGIARRLAPARTVGQIAVPIETAKSRSANEQFRSAEVAPVDPFAGMRVAARMRLYRLYAFIGRRKLGWGLRRRAKEVAKAIFRR, from the coding sequence ATGCGCGTTTGCCATATCCTTGCGACCACTGAAGGCGCCGTTTGGGCCTTCGAGCAGTTGCGCGACCTTCGGGACCGCTTCGGCTACGATGTGTCGGTCATCCTGAATGGCCGCAAGGGTAAGCTTGTTGACCGCTTCGAAGCCGCCGGTATCCGCGTGCTCGTCGCCGATTTTGAGTTCCTGAATTCATCGGATCTGCTTGCCCTGCCGATGAAGATATGGGCGCTCGCCGGGATATTGCGGCACGAGCGCTTCGATATCGTGCAGACGCATCTTTTCCATTCGATGGTTATCGGTCGCTTGGCCGCGTGGCTCGCCGACGTTCCGGTTCGCCTGTCGATGGTTGCCGGCCCGTTTCATCTGGAGGCCTACACGCCGCGCTGGATCGATGGATCGACGCAATGGATGGAAACGGCGCTGATTCCCTCCTGCGAATTCAGCCGCACGCTCTACAAGTCGATGGGCGTCCGCGATGCGAGGCTCAGGGTCATTTATTACGGACCCGATGACGCGAAATTCGATCCCCGGCACCACACGGCAGCAGAGCTGCGCAACGAATACGGGTGGTCGGCGGACACGCCTCTGATCGGCATGGTCGCATACTTCTATCCAGAACTCGGTGTGAACCGCTGGACGCCGCCGGCCGTGCAGGGGCGGTCCGTCAAATGCCAGGCAGACCTGATCAAGGCCATGCCAGCCATTCTTGAACAGGTTCCGGGCGCGAAGCTCGTTCTGGTTGGCTCGGGATGGGAGGAGGGTGGCCGCGCCTATCTCGCCAAGATGGAAGGGCTGGTTCAGAATCTCGGATTGACCGAGAGTGTGAAGTTCCTCGGATTCCGCGCCGATATTCCAGCCCTGTTGAAGAGCTTCGACGTCGCCGTGCAGGCATCCGCCAGTGAGAACCTCGGCGGGAGCATCGAAGGCCTCCTGATGGAGTGCCCCATGGTGGCGACCCGCTGCGGCGGTTTGGTCGACAGCGTGATCGACGGACAGACGGGCGTTCTGGTCGAACCCGGCGACCCCGCCGACCTTGCCCGCGGCATTCTCGAACTGCTGCGCAAGCCAGAGGCGGCGCGTTCGCTCGGCCGCAACGGCCGGCAGCTGATGCTGGAAAAATTCACGCTCCGCAGGACGGTCGAAGATGAGCACGCGTTGTATCAGTCTTTGGCCAGGTCCGCGCGGCCTGGCTACCGGCTGCATCGCAGCGTCTGGCGCGCCTTTCTCGGCGCGCTTGTTTGTCTGTATCTTGCCTTCCGATACTGGTTCGTCGACCTGCGGCTCTTGCCTGCGCTCGATGCGGGATGGCGGCCTTGGCAATTCCGACGGTTGCGTCGCGCAGCGGCGAGATTGAAGATTGGCATTGCGCGCCGTCTTGCTCCTGCGCGCACCGTCGGGCAGATCGCGGTCCCGATAGAGACAGCCAAATCGCGCTCGGCCAATGAACAGTTCCGATCGGCCGAGGTCGCGCCGGTGGACCCCTTTGCGGGCATGAGAGTTGCTGCCCGCATGAGGCTCTACCGGCTCTACGCGTTCATTGGGCGCCGAAAGCTGGGGTGGGGATTGCGCCGTCGCGCCAAAGAGGTCGCAAAGGCCATCTTCCGCAGATAA
- a CDS encoding acetyltransferase → MTPCTSLHRTSGDSIGFPYLNQRLTGTLRLRTRGTTIEGTLRIAIVGAGGHGKVVADTVLTLGKDDLAGFLDDKAELVGRVIAGVRVIGRMDAWSQHGIERLIFAIGDNHARRKAVQRVTAAGARLTSAIHPRATVSDRASVKDGTAIMAGAVVNAYADVGMNVIINTGAIVEHDCVIGPHAHIAPGSCLAGNVTIGEGAFLGLGSRVLPGLRIGSWSIVGAGAVVTRDVPDGATVAGIPARRLT, encoded by the coding sequence TTGACTCCTTGCACCAGCTTGCATCGAACAAGCGGAGATTCTATTGGTTTTCCATACCTAAACCAGAGACTCACGGGAACATTACGGCTCCGCACGCGTGGAACTACCATCGAGGGGACATTGAGAATTGCGATCGTTGGTGCTGGGGGGCACGGCAAGGTCGTGGCTGACACGGTCCTGACGCTTGGCAAGGACGACCTTGCTGGCTTCCTCGATGATAAAGCAGAGCTGGTCGGACGCGTCATTGCGGGAGTCCGGGTCATCGGCCGCATGGACGCGTGGTCGCAGCACGGCATCGAGCGCTTGATTTTCGCGATTGGCGATAATCACGCGCGGCGTAAAGCAGTGCAGCGCGTTACCGCCGCAGGAGCGAGATTGACATCCGCCATCCATCCGCGGGCCACCGTCAGCGATCGCGCAAGCGTCAAGGATGGCACGGCGATCATGGCGGGCGCTGTCGTCAATGCCTACGCGGACGTCGGAATGAACGTCATCATCAACACCGGCGCGATCGTGGAGCATGACTGTGTGATCGGCCCACACGCGCACATCGCCCCAGGCAGCTGTCTTGCTGGCAATGTCACGATCGGCGAAGGGGCGTTTCTCGGATTGGGCAGCAGGGTCTTACCCGGCTTGCGCATTGGTTCCTGGTCCATCGTCGGAGCCGGTGCCGTGGTTACGCGTGACGTGCCGGACGGTGCTACGGTTGCCGGTATTCCCGCGCGGAGACTGACATGA
- a CDS encoding TRAP transporter substrate-binding protein: protein MKRRHFIAATGAGLAATAVAAPALAQSAPEIKWRMTSSFPKSLDTIYGGAENVAKQVAEMTDNKFQIQVFAAGEIVPGLQAADAVSNGSVESCHTCSYYYVGKDPTFAIGTSVPFGLNARQQNAWLSQGGGAELFNEFYKKYNFHAIQTGNTGAQMGGWFRKEIKSVADLNGLKMRIAGITGSVLQKLGVVPQQLAGGDIYPALERGTIDGAEWVGPYDDEKLGFNKVAPFYYYPGWWEGGPAIHTFINLEKWNALPKSYQAALNNACANATLIMQGKYDLQNPQALRRLVAAGTQLRPFPQEVMEASFNAANELYAEIGSKNADFKKIIDAMTATRNDQYLWWQVAEFTYDAFMIRQRARR from the coding sequence ATGAAACGCCGCCACTTTATCGCCGCCACGGGGGCTGGCCTTGCCGCCACCGCGGTCGCCGCGCCCGCGCTTGCCCAGTCTGCTCCCGAGATCAAGTGGCGCATGACGTCCAGCTTCCCGAAGTCGCTCGACACCATCTATGGCGGTGCGGAGAACGTCGCCAAGCAGGTCGCCGAGATGACCGACAACAAGTTCCAGATCCAGGTTTTCGCCGCCGGCGAAATCGTCCCGGGTCTGCAGGCGGCCGATGCGGTGAGCAATGGCTCGGTCGAGTCCTGCCATACCTGTTCCTATTATTATGTCGGCAAGGATCCGACCTTTGCCATCGGCACCTCGGTGCCGTTCGGCCTGAACGCCCGCCAGCAGAACGCCTGGCTGTCCCAGGGCGGCGGCGCCGAGCTCTTCAACGAGTTCTACAAGAAGTATAATTTCCACGCGATCCAGACCGGCAATACCGGTGCCCAGATGGGCGGCTGGTTCCGCAAGGAAATCAAGTCGGTGGCCGATCTCAACGGCTTGAAGATGCGGATTGCCGGCATCACCGGCTCGGTGCTGCAGAAGCTCGGCGTCGTGCCGCAGCAGCTCGCCGGCGGCGACATCTATCCCGCCCTCGAGCGCGGCACGATCGACGGTGCCGAGTGGGTCGGTCCTTATGACGACGAGAAGCTCGGCTTCAACAAGGTCGCTCCGTTCTATTATTATCCCGGCTGGTGGGAAGGCGGCCCGGCGATCCACACCTTCATCAATCTGGAAAAGTGGAACGCCCTGCCGAAGAGCTATCAGGCCGCGCTGAACAATGCCTGCGCCAATGCCACGCTGATCATGCAGGGCAAATACGACCTGCAGAATCCGCAGGCCCTGCGCCGCCTGGTGGCCGCCGGCACCCAGCTGCGTCCGTTCCCGCAAGAGGTCATGGAAGCAAGCTTCAACGCCGCCAATGAGCTCTATGCCGAGATCGGCTCGAAGAACGCCGACTTCAAGAAGATCATCGATGCGATGACCGCCACCCGCAACGACCAGTACCTGTGGTGGCAGGTGGCCGAGTTCACCTATGACGCCTTCATGATCCGCCAGCGCGCGCGCCGCTGA